A genomic stretch from Astatotilapia calliptera chromosome 4, fAstCal1.2, whole genome shotgun sequence includes:
- the LOC113021365 gene encoding insulin-like growth factor-binding protein complex acid labile subunit isoform X1: MNLLSTTHLFFLLAIYSPQSLLPCVQCSKLCPHKCICYEHADLVDCRDRGFEHVPRGLPHGTWLLELGRNNLSVIGTQAFKGLWSLRVLVLTNSQIEEIQPQAFFSLSFLEKLDLSWNKLKTLPVDFSSSLPALKELRLEHNILHYLSGYSLEFLDNMEKLDLSYNKLVSVGPGVFRGLSRLRQLYLHNNKLTVVQHGSLDMLPGLEVNRLFFKWVLQLSNNNISQIDTDALAPLYSLAVLDLEGNNLHNLKFKTFISLHTTATHIQLSGNPWSCDCELHRVFSKILHVRHLHIDDYRNVTCQDPPQLMGASLAWVDSQLCVAETATVLVITVTMLVTVVAALVMAERNRKRNRGKNWDTESQTQTHSPPS; encoded by the exons ATGAATCTTCTTTCCACAACAcatctcttcttccttcttGCCATTTACTCCCCGCAGTCCCTTCTCCCATGTGTTCAGTGCTCAAAGTTGTGTCCACACAAGTGCATTTGTTATGAGCATGCTGACCTGGTGGACTGCCGCGACCGTGGGTTTGAGCACGTTCCCAGGGGTCTCCCGCACGGCACGTGGCTGCTGGAGCTAGGAAGAAACAATCTGAGTGTGATAGGCACTCAAGCCTTCAAAGGACTGTGGTCCTTACGGGTGCTGGTGCTCACCAACAGCCAGATAGAGGAAATCCAACCACAG GCATTTTTCTCATTGTCCTTTCTGGAGAAACTGGATCTCAGTTGGAACAAATTAAAAACTCTCCCTGTGGACTTCTCATCCAGTCTGCCTGCTCTCAAAGAACTGCGACTGGAGCACAACATCTTGCATTATCTATCTGGATACAG CCTGGAGTTTCTGGACAACATGGAAAAGCTGGACCTGAGTTATAACAAACTGGTGTCTGTTGGCCCCGGCGTGTTCAGAGGCCTCTCCCGGCTCAGACAACTCTATCTACACAACAACAAACTGACTGTGGTGCAGCATGGGAGCCTGGACATGCTGCCTGGACTGGAGGtgaacagacttttttttaaatgg GTACTCCAGCTGAGCAACAACAACATCTCTCAGATAGATACTGATGCCCTGGCACCTCTGTACAGCCTGGCTGTTCTTGATCTGGAGGGAAACAACCTGCATAACCTCAAATTTAAGACCTTCATCAGCCTTCATACAACAGCAACACACATACAGCTGTCAG GGAACCCTTGGAGCTGTGACTGTGAGCTGCATCGTGTTTTCAGTAAGATCCTACACGTCCGGCACCTCCACATTGACGACTACCGCAACGTGACATGCCAGGACCCTCCGCAGCTGATGGGGGCTTCGTTGGCCTGGGTAGACAGCCAACTCTGCGTGGCTGAGACCGCTACTGTACTCGTCATCACTGTCACTATGCTTGTCACCGTGGTGGCCGCTCTGGTGATGGCGGAaaggaacaggaagaggaacCGAGGGAAGAACTGGGACACCGAGTCGCAGACGCAAACTCACAGCCCTCCATCCTGA
- the LOC113021365 gene encoding insulin-like growth factor-binding protein complex acid labile subunit isoform X2 — MNLLSTTHLFFLLAIYSPQSLLPCVQCSKLCPHKCICYEHADLVDCRDRGFEHVPRGLPHGTWLLELGRNNLSVIGTQAFKGLWSLRVLVLTNSQIEEIQPQAFFSLSFLEKLDLSWNKLKTLPVDFSSSLPALKELRLEHNILHYLSGYSLEFLDNMEKLDLSYNKLVSVGPGVFRGLSRLRQLYLHNNKLTVVQHGSLDMLPGLEVLQLSNNNISQIDTDALAPLYSLAVLDLEGNNLHNLKFKTFISLHTTATHIQLSGNPWSCDCELHRVFSKILHVRHLHIDDYRNVTCQDPPQLMGASLAWVDSQLCVAETATVLVITVTMLVTVVAALVMAERNRKRNRGKNWDTESQTQTHSPPS; from the exons ATGAATCTTCTTTCCACAACAcatctcttcttccttcttGCCATTTACTCCCCGCAGTCCCTTCTCCCATGTGTTCAGTGCTCAAAGTTGTGTCCACACAAGTGCATTTGTTATGAGCATGCTGACCTGGTGGACTGCCGCGACCGTGGGTTTGAGCACGTTCCCAGGGGTCTCCCGCACGGCACGTGGCTGCTGGAGCTAGGAAGAAACAATCTGAGTGTGATAGGCACTCAAGCCTTCAAAGGACTGTGGTCCTTACGGGTGCTGGTGCTCACCAACAGCCAGATAGAGGAAATCCAACCACAG GCATTTTTCTCATTGTCCTTTCTGGAGAAACTGGATCTCAGTTGGAACAAATTAAAAACTCTCCCTGTGGACTTCTCATCCAGTCTGCCTGCTCTCAAAGAACTGCGACTGGAGCACAACATCTTGCATTATCTATCTGGATACAG CCTGGAGTTTCTGGACAACATGGAAAAGCTGGACCTGAGTTATAACAAACTGGTGTCTGTTGGCCCCGGCGTGTTCAGAGGCCTCTCCCGGCTCAGACAACTCTATCTACACAACAACAAACTGACTGTGGTGCAGCATGGGAGCCTGGACATGCTGCCTGGACTGGAG GTACTCCAGCTGAGCAACAACAACATCTCTCAGATAGATACTGATGCCCTGGCACCTCTGTACAGCCTGGCTGTTCTTGATCTGGAGGGAAACAACCTGCATAACCTCAAATTTAAGACCTTCATCAGCCTTCATACAACAGCAACACACATACAGCTGTCAG GGAACCCTTGGAGCTGTGACTGTGAGCTGCATCGTGTTTTCAGTAAGATCCTACACGTCCGGCACCTCCACATTGACGACTACCGCAACGTGACATGCCAGGACCCTCCGCAGCTGATGGGGGCTTCGTTGGCCTGGGTAGACAGCCAACTCTGCGTGGCTGAGACCGCTACTGTACTCGTCATCACTGTCACTATGCTTGTCACCGTGGTGGCCGCTCTGGTGATGGCGGAaaggaacaggaagaggaacCGAGGGAAGAACTGGGACACCGAGTCGCAGACGCAAACTCACAGCCCTCCATCCTGA